A region from the Felis catus isolate Fca126 chromosome F1, F.catus_Fca126_mat1.0, whole genome shotgun sequence genome encodes:
- the LOC101096536 gene encoding olfactory receptor 6K3-like has protein sequence MVRNNRTSTVTEFLFSGFPQFEDGSLLFFIPLFIIYIFIVIGNLIVFFAVRMDTRLHNPMYNFISIFSFLEIWYTTATIPKMLSNLICEKKTISITGCLLQMYFFHSLGNSEGILLTTMAIDRYIAICNPLRYPTIMTPQLCAQLSAGSCLFGFLVLLPEIVWISTLPFCGPNQIHQIFCDFEPVLRLACTDTSMILLEDVIHAAAIIFSVLVIAVSYVRIITVTLRIPSAEGRRKAFSTCASHLGVFLMFYGSVSLMYLRFSATFPPTLDTVTALMFAVLAPFFNPIIYSLRNKDMKIAIKKLLCLQKVFNAPAR, from the coding sequence ATGGTAAGAAATAACCGAACTTCGACAGTGACGGAGTTTCTCTTCTCTGGATTCCCCCAGTTTGAAGACGGCAGCCTCctcttcttcattcctttgttcatCATCTACATCTTCATTGTGATTGGaaatctcattgtattttttgCAGTCAGGATGGACACCCGTCTCCACAACCCCATGTACAATTTCATCAGCATCTTCTCCTTCCTGGAGATCTGGTACACAACAGCCACCATCCCCAAGATGCTCTCCAACCTCATCTGCGAGAAGAAGACCATCTCCATTACTGGCTGCCTCCTGCAGATGTACTTCTTCCATTCACTGGGAAATTCCGAGGGGATTTTGTTGACCACCATGGCCATTGACAGGTACATTGCCATCTGCAACCCTCTCCGCTACCCGACCATTATGACCCCCCAGCTGTGTGCTCAGCTCTCTGCAGGCTCCTGCCTCTTTGGCTTTCTTGTGTTGCTCCCAGAGATTGTTTGGATTTCCACCCTGCCTTTCTGCGGGCCCAACCAAATCCATCAGATATTTTGTGACTTTGAACCTGTACTGCGCTTGGCTTGTACAGACACGTCCATGATCCTGCTTGAGGATGTGATCCATGCTGCGGCCATCATCTTCTCTGTCCTGGTTATCGCTGTCTCTTATGTCAGAATCATCACTGTGACCCTGAGGATCCCGTCTGCCGAAGGCCGCCGGAAGGCCTTCTCGACCTGTGCGTCTCATCTTGGTGTCTTTCTGATGTTCTATGGCAGCGTGTCCCTCATGTACCTGCGCTTCTCTGCCACTTTCCCACCAACTTTGGACACAGTCACTGCACTGATGTTTGCCGTTCTTGCTCCCTTTTTCAACCCTATCATCTATAGTTTGAGAAACAAGGACATGAAGATTGCGATTAAGAAGCTTCTCTGCCTTCAGAAGGTGTTTAATGCACCTGCAAGATGA
- the LOC101096786 gene encoding LOW QUALITY PROTEIN: olfactory receptor 6K3-like (The sequence of the model RefSeq protein was modified relative to this genomic sequence to represent the inferred CDS: inserted 1 base in 1 codon) has translation MGRGNLSAVTEFIFTGFPQLQDGGLLYFFPLLFVYTFIVIRNLMVFFAARLDTRPHNPMYNFISIFSFLEIWYTTATIPKMLSNLICEKKTISITGCLLQMYFFHSLGNPEGMLLTTMAIDMYIAICNPLRYPTIMTPXLCAQLSAGSCILGLLILLPEIVMISTPLLRGPNQICQIFCDLVLTLSLACTDTSTILVGDVIHAVAIIVTVLIIALFSIRMVTVVLRIPSAEGGQKAFSTCAGHLAVSLIFLGHVSLMYSRFNATYLPVLDTTTALMFIIFAPFFNPIIYSLRNKDMKNTIRTLFTFRKRSTRLEESSLITPEAGRVLQAIDLGKVLYFIMDHGLPD, from the exons ATGGGAAGGGGAAACCTGTCAGCCGTGACTGAATTCATCTTCACTGGCTTCCCGCAGCTCCAAGATGGCGGCCTCCTGTACTTCTTCCCCCTACTTTTCGTCTACACTTTTATTGTCATCAGGAACCTGATGGTCTTCTTTGCTGCCCGGCTGGACACCCGTCCTCACAACCCCATGTACAATTTCATCAGCATCTTCTCCTTCCTGGAGATCTGGTACACGACAGCCACCATCCCCAAGATGCTCTCCAACCTCATCTGCGAGAAGAAGACCATCTCCATTACTGGCTGCCTCCTGCAGATGTACTTCTTCCATTCGCTGGGAAATCCCGAGGGGATGCTGTTGACCACCATGGCCATTGACATGTACATTGCCATCTGCAACCCTCTCCGCTACCCGACCATTATGACCC AGCTGTGTGCTCAGCTCTCTGCAGGCTCCTGCATCTTGGGTCTCCTCATCCTGCTTCCTGAGATTGTGATGATTTCCACACCGCTTCTCCGTGGGCCCAACCAAATCTGTCAAATCTTCTGTGACTTGGTCCTCACGCTGAGCCTGGCCTGTACAGACACGTCCACGATTCTGGTTGGAGATGTGATCCATGCTGTGGCCATCATCGTTACCGTCCTAATCATTGCCCTGTTCTCTATCAGGATGGTCACTGTGGTCCTGAGGATCCCCTCTGCTGAGGGCGGGCAAAAGGCCTTTTCTACCTGTGCAGGCCATCTCGCTGTGTCCCTGATTTTCTTAGGCCACGTGTCCCTCATGTATTCACGATTCAATGCCACCTACCTCCCAGTCCTGGACACCACAACTGCACTGATGTTTATTATCTTTGCCCCCTTCTTCAATCCCATCATCTATAGTCTGAGAAACAAGGACATGAAGAACACGATTAGAACACTGTTCACCTTCAGAAAACGTTCGACACGTTTGGAG GAAAGCTCGCTCATCACTCCAGAAGCTGGCCGTGTGCTTCAGGCAATAGATCTTGGGAAAGTTCTCTATTTCATTATGGATCATGGATTACCTGATTAG